CGCCCACACTCACCGCGATCACGGAACGGCTCATGGCGTGAAAATAGCAGTGGTGGCATCAAAACAGATGCCACCACTCCGAAGCGCGAAGAAGTCTAGCGCGTAACCTTGACGTGAGCCTTGGTTCCGGCAGTTGCCTCCATACCTTCCTCCTCCGCAATACGCATCGCATGCGCAATGAGAGTTTCGACGATTTTCGCCTCCGGCACCGTCTCAACAACTTCGCCCTTGACAAAAATCTGACCCTTGCCATTACCGGAAGCTACACCCAAGTCCGCATCGCGGGCCTCACCAGGACCGTTGACCACACAGCCCATAACCGCCACGCGCAGCGGGAACTCAAGGCCGTCGAGCCCAGCCGTGACTTCCTCGGCAAGCTTGTACACGTCAACCTGGGCGCGCCCACAGGACGGGCACGAGACGATTTCAAGCTTGCGCGGACGCAGATTCATCGACTGCAGAATCTGATCACCAACCTTAATCTCCTCCACCGGATCCGCCGACAAAGAGACCCGGATGGTGTCGCCGATCCCCTGCGAAAGCAGCGCACCGAAGGCAACAGAAGATTTAATGGTGCCCATAAACTTCGGGCCTGCTTCGGTCACGCCGAGGTGCAGCGGGTAATCGGTGACCTCGGCGAGCTGCCGGTAAGCCTCCACCATAAGAACCGGATCGGAGTGCTTCACAGAAATGGCGATGTCGCTATAGCCGTACTCCTCGAACAGCCCCGCCTCGTAGACAGCGGATTCCACAAGAGCCTCCGGGGTGGCTTTGCCGTACTTCTCCAGCATGCGCTTGTCCAAAGAACCACCGTTTACTCCGATGCGGATTGGAATGCCAGCATCCCCGGCCGCCTTAGCAACCTCCTTGACGCGGCCGTCGAACTCCTTGATGTTGCCAGGGTTGACGCGCACAGCAGCACATCCGGCGTCAATGGCGGCGAAGATGTACTTCGGCTGAAAGTGAATATCGGCAATGACCGGAATCGGGGACTTCGCGGCGATGGCAGGCAGCGCCTCCGCATCAACAGTTTTCGGGCATGCCACGCGGACGATGTCGCAGCCAGCGGCGGTTAGCTGAGCGATCTGCTGCAAAGTGGCGTTAATGTCGTGCGTTTTGGTGGTGGTCATCGACTGCACGGAAATTGGATGATCGGAGCCAACTCCCACTGAGCCGACCATTAGCTGGCGGGTTTTGCGGCGCGGCGCGAGGGTCGGAGGTGGGCCATCAGGAATTCCCAGGGAGATAGGCTGATTCATGGCCATTACTCTAGCACCGCTAGCCAAATAACTTGACGGGGTTGACCACGTCCGCAACCATCACAAACACACCGATGACGAGCAGGGCCGAAGCCATGACGTAAGTTACCGGCATGAGCTTTTCGTAGTTCGCTGGCCCCGCCGGAGCAAGCCCGCGGGCGCGCCTGAAACCATCGCGGATCTTCTCGTAGACGATCACGGCAATGTGGCCGCCGTCGAGAGGCGGAAGCGGCACCAAGTTAAACAGCGCGAGGAAGAAGTTTAACGAGGCCAGCATCATCCAAAACACTTCCCACATGCTGCGCTCCACCAGTTCCCCGCCGGCCCGCGAAGCCCCGATGACGCTGACTGGGCCGGTTTCATCGCGTTGAGCACCGAAAATGGAAGCCACCACGCCGGGGATTTTGCCGGGGAAGGCGACTAAGCCTTCAACAGTCGCGCGCAGCATCTGCCCCGTCAACGCAAATGTGGCCGGGACAGCCTCAAAAGGGCCGAAGGAGGCCGTCGGGTTGTCCACGGGTTGATTAGTAATTCCCACAGCGCCAACCTCGACAAACTCGCCGGTCTGAGGGTTCAGGCGCTTGACGGCATCCACTGCCACATCGACGTCGCTTACTTCTCCTTCGCGTTGAATGCTCAACGTGACAGTTTCTCCAGGGCGCAGCATCACGTAGTCACGCAGTTGGGTAAATGTCTGGAGTTTTTGGCCGTCGACGGCGAGGAGTTTGTCCCCGGGCTGGATTCCGGCAGCTCCTGCTGGTCCCGCGCCCACACATTCGGCGAGTTGATCCTCAGCAACTTGGTCGGAGGTGCACGCCACCTTGCCCACCGTGGGCGTGCGGTCGGCGTAGGGGTTGGGGATGCTGGCAAAGACCGCCACCATATAGATGATCACCAAACCCAGCAGCAGGTTCATCACGATTCCACCGCTCATCACTGCGATGCGTTGCCACCATGGCTTTTTATACATCGCCACGGGTTCTTCCGCGGCGGACAGCTCGTCTTGCGCGGTCATTCCCGCGATGTCGCAGAAACCGCCGAGGGGCAGGGCAGCCACACCGTAGGTGGTGTGCCCTTTGGTTATTTGCCACACGGGCGGGCCGAAGCCCACGAAGTAGCGACGCACACGCATGCCGAAAGCGCGCGCCGTAAACATGTGTCCGGCCTCGTGCAAAGCGATCGACAGCACTATCCCGATGGCGAAGACGGCGATTCCCACGACGAAACCCACTAAACCTGTTCCTTACTTATGCGCGCGCCAGCTTGTCGACGTACTCATTGGCGCGTCGGCGAGCCTCAGTTTCTGTGTGGATGACGGCCTCGAAGCTTTCAGGGATGAACCCTGAGGCGTCCACCGCCTCGATGGTCTGCGCGACCACGTCCACGATTTGTGGGAAACGGATGCGCCCACCCAAAAATGCGGCCGCGGCTTCCTCATTAGCAGCATTGTAGACGGCAGGTGCCATTGCCCCGGTGCGGGCGACGTCACGGGCGAGCTCAACGGCGGGGAAAGCTGAGTTGTCGAGCGGCTCGAAGTGCCAGTCCATGGCGGCGGAGAAGTCAAGAGCTGGCTGCGCGTCGGCGACGCGTTCGGGCCACGCAAGCGCATGGGCGATCGGAAGTTTCATCGACGGCGGCGAAGCCTGCGCGATCGTGGCACCATCGACGAAGGTAACCATTGAGTGGATGATGGACTGCGGGTGCACGGTGACGTCGATAAGCTCGGGGGCGACACCGAAAAGTAACGTCGCTTCGATCAACTCAAGACCTTTGTTCACCATCGTCGCCGAGTTCAGGGTGTTCATCTGCCCCATTGACCACGTCGGGTGTGCCGCCGCCTGCTTTGGGGTGACATCCCACATTTGCTCGCGGCTCCAACCGCGAAATGGTCCGCCTGAAGCCGTCAGCACGTAGCGCGCGACCTCATTGACGCGCCCTGAGCGCAAGCACTGGGCCATCGCGGAATGTTCAGAATCTACAGGAACAATCTGGCCTTCGGCGGCTTTGGAGGTCACCAACCGTCCCCCCGCCACGAGGGATTCCTTGTTCGCCAGAGCCAACCTCGCTTCGGTTTCCACCACCGCCAACGTCGAAGCCAAACCCAGTGAGCCCACCAAAGCGTTGAGCACAGTATCCGCTGGGCGCGCCCGCACCAGCTCCGCGGGGTCACGCAGCACCGAGCCACCTAAAGCCGCGGAAACCTCGCGCGCCGCTTCTTCGCCAGAAACAGCCACATCACCTGGGCCCAAACCGAAGGCCTGTGCTTGCTTGACGACGAGCCCCGGATCCCGTCCCCCCGCCGCAATTCCGACAACCTGGAATCTGTCCCGGTTGTCGTTAATGACCTCGATCGCTTGCGTGCCGATCGAGCCGGTGGATCCGAGAAGAACAATCTTTTTCACCCCGCCATTGTGGCACGCAATGGCACCCGTTTATCACTCAATGGAAAGTATGAAACATTTGGGGGGTATCTACTCACCATTCGCCCGGAGTGTGTGGGAGAATACGAGGCAGAAAAGCAAAGTGTTCGCCATGTGCGCGGGCACGCAAGGTTGAGCGAAGGAGAAAGCTGTGGCCCACCACGCGAACGATCGAGCACCCCAGGTGTATAGCGGCGTTTCCGAAGCGGACGTTCCGTCCGCCAAGTACGGCTGGAGCGAGCTAAGCCCGGGCACCATCCAGACCGCAGGTTGGATTTCTGTCGCCTTCTTGGTCGCCTACAATTTCGGCAACCACCAGGGCCACGTCGAAACCCTCTGGTTGGTTTCCTTCACCGTGCTTGTCGCCCTCGGCCTGGTTCTGTTTGCCATGCGCCCGAAGCTAAGCCAGGTTCGTACCGTGACAGCCCACAACAAACCGGTCGGCCACCAGGAGCCCGACTGGATCTACAACCAGGCCACTCTTTCCGGCCCCTACGCCGACCTGGACGACCGCGCCCTGCGCGCTTTAAATATCGACCCCTCCCGCGTGTCCCACCTGCGCGGCCAGCACAACGCTGTTTCCGCGGACCGTGAACTCGGTGGCGCGCACTAAAACCTGCGCTACACAGATGAGAAAACCCGACCACACGGTCGGGTTTTCTCATCTGTGTGTGAACACATCTAAGGTGGACATTTTTTCGTCCCCTAGCCGGTTTTTTCTTCGGCGGCGAGTTGGCCGCAGGCCGCGGCGATTTCTTGGCCCTTGGTGTCGCGCACAGTACAAGGCACTCCCTGCGCGATAACACGGCGGACAAACTCGTCTTGGCGCCCGCGCGGGGACGCGTCCCATTTAGAGCCCGGAGTGGGGTTCAGCGGGATCAGGTTGACATGGACGAGGGACCCCAAAGTGTCGTGTAGTTTGCGCCCCAGCATATCCGCACGGAAATCGTGGTCGTTGATATCGCGAATGAGGGCATACTCAATGGAAACACGGCGCCCCGTCTGCTCCGCGTAGTAGCGGGCCGCATCCAAGACGTCGGCGACGGCGAAGCGGTTGTTCATGGGAACCAGCTCGTCGCGCAGCTCGTCGTCCGGCGTGTGGAGGGACACCGCGAGGGTGCACGACAGGCCTTCGTCGGCAAGCTTGCGGATCTGCGGCGCCAAGCCCACAGTGGACACCGTGACGTTGCGCTGGGAAATGCCAAAGCCCTCCGGGTTTGGGCTGGTGATTTGACGCACCGCGCTGATAACACGGTTGTAATTGGCCAGCGGCTCTCCCATGCCCATGAATACGATATTGCTCAAACGTGAGCCTTCAGAGGCCATTTTCGCGGCCGCCTCGCGAACTTGGTCGACGATTTCGGCGGTGGACAAGTTACGGTCCAACCCGCCTTGGCCGGTGGCACAAAAGGGGCAGGCCATGCCGCAGCCCGCCTGGGAAGAAATGCACAACGTCGCACGATCCGGATACCGCATCAGCACCGACTCCAGCAGGATCCCGTCGTGAAGGCGCCACAGCGTCTTGGTGGTGTCCCCATCGTCGGTTTCCACCTCGCGCACGGGAGTAAGAAGCCGCGGAAAAAGGGCGTCCTTGACCCGCTGGCGCTGATTTTCCGGCAGGTCCGTCATGGCTAAAGGATCCGCCTCGAACTTGCCGTAGTAATGCCGCGCGATTTGATTGGCGCTAAACTTCGGCAAACCAAGTTCTTGAAGGGCCGCGATGCGTTCCTCGCCGCTGAGGTCGGCGAAATGCTTCGGGGGCATGCCCCTTTTTGGGGCGAGCAGTTGAATCTTGGGAAAGTCACTCATAGCACTGCCCATCTTTGCACGTCGGCGGGCCTTTGACGAATCTGCCGACGGCTTAGAGCTTGGCCACAAGCTCTAAAACAAGCCACGTCGACGCTGCCGCCGGCAACATCCCGTCTAGCCGATCCATGATGCCGCCGTGGCCGGGCAACATGTCCGACATGTCCTTGATCCCAAGCTCCCGTTTGAACTGGCTTTCCACTAGGTCGCCGAGAGTTGCGCAGATGACCAAGGCGACGCCGAGCAACACGCCCAGCATCCACGAACCGTTGAGCAGCCAGGTCACGACGATGATGCCCGTGATAACGCCAAAGGTGATGGATCCGGCGAACCCCTCCCAACTCTTGCTCGGGCTGACAGCGGGAGCCATCGGGTGCGAGCCGAACATCACGCCGGCGCAGTAGCCGCCGACGTCGGAGGCGATAACGCACAGCATGAAGGTGAGGATATACAGGCCTCCGTGTAGCTTCCCCGCGTCCACCAGAGAGATCAGCGCGGCGAAAGAGCCGAACAGTGGAATCCACGCGAGCACGAAGATCCCTACTGCGGTGTCGCGCACGTAGTTTTCGGGTGAGTTGTGTCGCCCGTTGTGAAACAGGCGATAAAACATGAGAAACAGCACGCTAAAAGCAAAACCCGAGACGAGTCCGCTGGCGCCGAACGGGGCCGAAAGCCACAGCATCGCCTGGCCAAGCACGAGCAAAAATGTCCGCGGCTGCCGGTAGCCAGCCTCACGCAACCGGGTGAGGACCTCCCACATCGCCAACCCGACCGCTACCGCGACCAGCGGATACCACGCAAAGGGCCCGATCCATGCGGCAATGAGTACGGCCGCACCTAGGCACACCCCAGTAAGCGTCGCCGAACGTAGGTCGCGCCCCGCACTGTTTTTGGGGCGCGGTCGCCGAATAACTCGATCAAAGCCGCCTGCTTGGCGACGGACACCCGGTTCTGTCACGGAATCTAGCTTTCTAGCGCTAGAAAGCGCTGGTCACGTGGGTCTAGTGCGCTGCAGGTAGGTCTTTAGACCTCCATTAGCTCGCCTTCCTTGCGGGAGACAAGCTCATCGATCTCACCGACGTACTTGGAGGTGGTTTTGTCCAGCTCCTTTTCTGCCGCGTTGACCTCGTCCTCGCCAGCGTCGCCGTTTTTCTGAATTTTCTTCAGCGCCTCCATGCCTTGGCGGCGCACGTTGCGGATGGCGATCTTGCCGTCCTCCCCCTTCTGCTTCGCTTGCTTGACCAGTTCACGGCGGCGTTCCTCGGTGAGCTGCGGGATGGTCACGCGGATGACCTGACCGTCATCAGTGGGGTTGACGCCAAGATCAGAGTTGCGAATCGCGTTTTCAATATCGTTGAGAGTGGACATGTCGAAGGGCTTAATCAAGAGCATGCGCGGCTCCGGAACCGAGATGGTGGCCATCTGGTTGATCGGGGTGGGCGCACCATAGAAATCAGCCATCACGCCATTGAACATGGCGGGGTTGGCGCGCCCGGTGCGGATGGTGACAAGTTCGTCGCGGGTAAAGTCCACGGAGCTGGACATGCGTTCTTCCGCATCGAGCAGTACGTCATCGATCATGGTGTTTTCCTCACTCATTCGGTGTTTTATTCGCTGGTAGCAAATTTACCAGCGGGTAGCGATTTTGCGGCTTCACGACTGCACCAGGGTGCCAATTTGCTCGCCGGCCACGGCGCGCGCAATGTTGCCTTCCTTGAGCAAGTTAAAGACCAAAATCGGCATGTTATTGTCCATACACAGCGAAAACGCGGTGGCGTCCGCGACCTTGAGCTCTTTTTCTAAGACCTCGCGGGGGGTAACTTCGCTGTAGAGCAAAGCGTCCGGGTTGACGCGCGGGTCATCGTCGTAAACGCCGTCAACCCCTTTTGCCATCAGCAAAACCTCGCAGCCGATCTCGAGGGCGCGCTGCGCCGCGGTGGTGTCTGTGGAGAAGTACGGCATGCCCATACCGGCGCCGAAGATGACCACCCGGCCCTTTTCCAGGTGACGGGCGGCGCGCAGCGGCAAGTAAGGCTCCGCGATCTGCGCCATGTTAATTGAGGTCTGTACCCGACAATCGACGCCCTTTTGTTGCAAAAAGTCCTGCAAAGCCAGGCAGTTCATCACGGTTCCGAGCATGCCCATGTAGTCGGAGCGCGCCCGATCCATGCCGCGTTGCTGTAGCTGCGCCCCGCGGAAGAAGTTGCCGCCGCCGATCACGACGGCAACTTCGGTGCCGTTGGTGGCCACTTCTGCGATCTGTGTGGCAATGCTTTCCACCACATCCGGATCAATGCCAACTTTGCCGCCGCCGAACATCTCACCTCCAAGTTTGAGCATCACGCGCTTGTAGCCGGTACGGGTGTGTGGTGCGTCAGTCACCTGGAGGACTCCTTCATGCCGGGGGCGATTATCCACCTGCCGATCATACTGATCCCCCACTGATTGCCACCGACTCAGGTGCGCAAAGGCAAAAGCCACCGCCCGCGTTGTGCGAAACGGTGGCTTTTAAAAAAGCTGGAAAAGCGCCAGACTTAAGCCTGCCCAACCTCGAAGCGGACGAAGTCGGTGACCTCGATGCCGGCCTCCTCAGCGAACTGTTTGACGGACTTCTTGGAGTCAGCCAAAGACGGCTGGTCCATCAACACAACGTCTTTGAAGAAACCACCCATACGACCCTCGACGATCTTGGAGATGGCGGCCTCGGGCTTGCCCTCGTTGCGGGTGATCTCCTCTTGGACCGCGCGCTCCTTCTCCACAACCTCAGCCGGAACGTGATCCTGTGTCAAGTAACGGGCTTTCATTGCGGCGATCTGCAGAGCAACCTGGTGCGCGGCCTCCTTGTTGTCACCGGTGTAGGCAACCAACACGCCTACGGCCGGCGGCAAGTCGGCGGAGCGCTGGTGGAGGTAAGAAGCAATGTTGTCGCCTTCGACGGTGGCGGCGCGACGCAGCTCGAGTTTCTCACCGATCTTGGCGGAGAGGCGCTCAAGAACGTCTGCGGCAGCCTCGCCGTTGACGTCGGCTTTTGCAAGATCCTCAGCGGAGTTAGCCTTCGCTGCGGCGGCAGCCTTAGCGATCTCGGTGGCTACGTCCTTGAACTCCTGGTTTTTCGCCACGAAGTCAGTCTCGGAGTTGATCTCAACGATAGTGTTGCCGGAGACAGCAACGAGACCCTCGAGGGCGTTGCGCTCGGCGCGCTTGCCCACATCCTTCGCTCCCTTGATGCGCAGCTGCTCAACGGCCTTCTCAAAGTCGCCGTTGGCTT
The Corynebacterium sp. BD556 genome window above contains:
- the ispG gene encoding flavodoxin-dependent (E)-4-hydroxy-3-methylbut-2-enyl-diphosphate synthase; the protein is MNQPISLGIPDGPPPTLAPRRKTRQLMVGSVGVGSDHPISVQSMTTTKTHDINATLQQIAQLTAAGCDIVRVACPKTVDAEALPAIAAKSPIPVIADIHFQPKYIFAAIDAGCAAVRVNPGNIKEFDGRVKEVAKAAGDAGIPIRIGVNGGSLDKRMLEKYGKATPEALVESAVYEAGLFEEYGYSDIAISVKHSDPVLMVEAYRQLAEVTDYPLHLGVTEAGPKFMGTIKSSVAFGALLSQGIGDTIRVSLSADPVEEIKVGDQILQSMNLRPRKLEIVSCPSCGRAQVDVYKLAEEVTAGLDGLEFPLRVAVMGCVVNGPGEARDADLGVASGNGKGQIFVKGEVVETVPEAKIVETLIAHAMRIAEEEGMEATAGTKAHVKVTR
- a CDS encoding M50 family metallopeptidase; this translates as MGFVVGIAVFAIGIVLSIALHEAGHMFTARAFGMRVRRYFVGFGPPVWQITKGHTTYGVAALPLGGFCDIAGMTAQDELSAAEEPVAMYKKPWWQRIAVMSGGIVMNLLLGLVIIYMVAVFASIPNPYADRTPTVGKVACTSDQVAEDQLAECVGAGPAGAAGIQPGDKLLAVDGQKLQTFTQLRDYVMLRPGETVTLSIQREGEVSDVDVAVDAVKRLNPQTGEFVEVGAVGITNQPVDNPTASFGPFEAVPATFALTGQMLRATVEGLVAFPGKIPGVVASIFGAQRDETGPVSVIGASRAGGELVERSMWEVFWMMLASLNFFLALFNLVPLPPLDGGHIAVIVYEKIRDGFRRARGLAPAGPANYEKLMPVTYVMASALLVIGVFVMVADVVNPVKLFG
- the dxr gene encoding 1-deoxy-D-xylulose-5-phosphate reductoisomerase, giving the protein MKKIVLLGSTGSIGTQAIEVINDNRDRFQVVGIAAGGRDPGLVVKQAQAFGLGPGDVAVSGEEAAREVSAALGGSVLRDPAELVRARPADTVLNALVGSLGLASTLAVVETEARLALANKESLVAGGRLVTSKAAEGQIVPVDSEHSAMAQCLRSGRVNEVARYVLTASGGPFRGWSREQMWDVTPKQAAAHPTWSMGQMNTLNSATMVNKGLELIEATLLFGVAPELIDVTVHPQSIIHSMVTFVDGATIAQASPPSMKLPIAHALAWPERVADAQPALDFSAAMDWHFEPLDNSAFPAVELARDVARTGAMAPAVYNAANEEAAAAFLGGRIRFPQIVDVVAQTIEAVDASGFIPESFEAVIHTETEARRRANEYVDKLARA
- a CDS encoding DUF2631 domain-containing protein translates to MAHHANDRAPQVYSGVSEADVPSAKYGWSELSPGTIQTAGWISVAFLVAYNFGNHQGHVETLWLVSFTVLVALGLVLFAMRPKLSQVRTVTAHNKPVGHQEPDWIYNQATLSGPYADLDDRALRALNIDPSRVSHLRGQHNAVSADRELGGAH
- the rlmN gene encoding 23S rRNA (adenine(2503)-C(2))-methyltransferase RlmN: MSDFPKIQLLAPKRGMPPKHFADLSGEERIAALQELGLPKFSANQIARHYYGKFEADPLAMTDLPENQRQRVKDALFPRLLTPVREVETDDGDTTKTLWRLHDGILLESVLMRYPDRATLCISSQAGCGMACPFCATGQGGLDRNLSTAEIVDQVREAAAKMASEGSRLSNIVFMGMGEPLANYNRVISAVRQITSPNPEGFGISQRNVTVSTVGLAPQIRKLADEGLSCTLAVSLHTPDDELRDELVPMNNRFAVADVLDAARYYAEQTGRRVSIEYALIRDINDHDFRADMLGRKLHDTLGSLVHVNLIPLNPTPGSKWDASPRGRQDEFVRRVIAQGVPCTVRDTKGQEIAAACGQLAAEEKTG
- a CDS encoding phosphatidate cytidylyltransferase — encoded protein: MTEPGVRRQAGGFDRVIRRPRPKNSAGRDLRSATLTGVCLGAAVLIAAWIGPFAWYPLVAVAVGLAMWEVLTRLREAGYRQPRTFLLVLGQAMLWLSAPFGASGLVSGFAFSVLFLMFYRLFHNGRHNSPENYVRDTAVGIFVLAWIPLFGSFAALISLVDAGKLHGGLYILTFMLCVIASDVGGYCAGVMFGSHPMAPAVSPSKSWEGFAGSITFGVITGIIVVTWLLNGSWMLGVLLGVALVICATLGDLVESQFKRELGIKDMSDMLPGHGGIMDRLDGMLPAAASTWLVLELVAKL
- the frr gene encoding ribosome recycling factor: MIDDVLLDAEERMSSSVDFTRDELVTIRTGRANPAMFNGVMADFYGAPTPINQMATISVPEPRMLLIKPFDMSTLNDIENAIRNSDLGVNPTDDGQVIRVTIPQLTEERRRELVKQAKQKGEDGKIAIRNVRRQGMEALKKIQKNGDAGEDEVNAAEKELDKTTSKYVGEIDELVSRKEGELMEV
- the pyrH gene encoding UMP kinase, with product MLKLGGEMFGGGKVGIDPDVVESIATQIAEVATNGTEVAVVIGGGNFFRGAQLQQRGMDRARSDYMGMLGTVMNCLALQDFLQQKGVDCRVQTSINMAQIAEPYLPLRAARHLEKGRVVIFGAGMGMPYFSTDTTAAQRALEIGCEVLLMAKGVDGVYDDDPRVNPDALLYSEVTPREVLEKELKVADATAFSLCMDNNMPILVFNLLKEGNIARAVAGEQIGTLVQS
- the tsf gene encoding translation elongation factor Ts; protein product: MANYTAADVKKLRETTGSGMLDCKKALEEANGDFEKAVEQLRIKGAKDVGKRAERNALEGLVAVSGNTIVEINSETDFVAKNQEFKDVATEIAKAAAAAKANSAEDLAKADVNGEAAADVLERLSAKIGEKLELRRAATVEGDNIASYLHQRSADLPPAVGVLVAYTGDNKEAAHQVALQIAAMKARYLTQDHVPAEVVEKERAVQEEITRNEGKPEAAISKIVEGRMGGFFKDVVLMDQPSLADSKKSVKQFAEEAGIEVTDFVRFEVGQA